A genome region from Arachis duranensis cultivar V14167 chromosome 8, aradu.V14167.gnm2.J7QH, whole genome shotgun sequence includes the following:
- the LOC107462122 gene encoding L-type lectin-domain containing receptor kinase VII.1-like — protein MSLFHFLVILLHIVTTLNLASATEFVYNTNFSHKNINLFGNASIESSILTLTNQSFFSIGRAFYPHKIPTKQANSSTLLPFATSFIFSVSPIKNFVITGHGLAFIFAPSRGVNGRSSAEYLGLFNLSNEGSPQNHVFGVEFDTIMNEEFDDINGNHVGVDINSLASTISHEAGYWCGNDDKEFKVLKISNGENYQVWIEFKHSQLNVTMAKAGQKRPRAPLISINLNVSEVLMDEMYAGFSASTGKILDRVNILAWSFSNSNFSIGDALVTDNLPSFFLHKRWFSGLRALLLGVISVLIIGCGSTVLFVLRRRNKKGEELEDWELEYWPHRISFHEIDAATRGFSEENVVGNGGNGKVYKGVLQGEEVAVKRILQEREQGMREFLAEVSSLGRMRHKNLVGLRGWCKKEKGNLILVYDLMNNGSLDKRIYDSDENMMLCWEERINILKNVAAGILYLHEGWEVKVLHRDIKASNVLLDKEMNARLGDFGLARMHDHHGQVATTTQVLGTVGYIAPEVIRTGRASTQSDVYGFGIMMLEVLCGRRPTEEHKPGLLEWLVSQTVNGQLLSAVDQRLKAKGGYTIEEAERLLHLGLLCSNSDPNKRPMMRQILKMLEGDMEGVDSDEENMEISLLGKIKSASMWSDNECTFPQPTLDEIRIFSSSSMMIPRSGSGTIPPEFSESDIIREGR, from the coding sequence ATGTCTCTATTTCATTTCCTTGTTATCCTTCTTCATATTGTAACCACTCTGAACTTAGCTTCAGCCACTGAATTTGTCTACAACACAAATTTCAGCCACAAAAACATCAATTTATTTGGAAATGCAAGTATTGAATCCTCCATTCTAACTCTAACTAATCAGAGTTTCTTCTCCATAGGCCGCGCTTTCTATCCTCATAAAATACCTACCAAACAAGCCAACTCTTCAACTCTTCTCCCATTTGCAACCTCCTTCATCTTCTCTGTTTCCCCCATTAAAAACTTTGTTATTACTGGTCATGGTCTTGCTTTCATATTTGCACCATCAAGAGGTGTAAACGGCAGATCCTCGGCCGAGTATCTTGGCCTTTTCAATCTCAGCAATGAAGGCAGTCCCCAGAACCatgtttttggagttgaatTCGACACAATTATGAATGAAGAGTTCGACGATATCAATGGAAATCATGTTGGCGTTGACATAAACTCGCTTGCTTCGACAATTTCACATGAGGCTGGATATTGGTGTGGGAATGATGATAAGGAGTTCAAGGTGTTGAAGATAAGCAATGGAGAGAATTATCAGGTATGGATTGAGTTCAAGCATTCACAGCTTAATGTTACTATGGCTAAGGCAGGACAAAAGAGGCCTCGAGCGCCTCTTATCAGTATAAACCTTAATGTTTCTGAGGTTCTTATGGATGAAATGTATGCTGGTTTCAGTGCATCAACAGGAAAAATATTAGACAGGGTTAATATTCTTGCTTGGAGTTTTAGcaattcaaatttttcaatTGGTGATGCTTTAGTGACTGACAACTTGCCTTCATTCTTCCTTCATAAAAGATGGTTTTCCGGATTAAGAGCCTTACTTCTTGGAGTAATCAGTGTGCTAATCATTGGTTGTGGCTCTACAGTGTTGTTTGTGCTACGCAGGCGAAACAAGAAAGGTGAAGAACTTGAAGACTGGGAGTTAGAGTATTGGCCTCATAGGATTAGTTTCCATGAGATTGATGCAGCGACTAGGGGTTTCTCTGAAGAGAACGTGGTTGGTAATGGCGGAAATGGGAAGGTATATAAAGGAGTTCTGCAAGGTGAAGAAGTAGCAGTGAAGAGAATTCTTCAAGAAAGAGAACAAGGGATGAGAGAGTTCTTGGCTGAGGTCTCAAGTCTTGGTAGAATGAGGCACAAAAACTTGGTTGGATTGAGAGGTTGGtgcaagaaagaaaagggaaactTGATTCTTGTTTATGACTTGATGAACAATGGAAGTTTAGACAAAAGGATCTATGACAGTGACGAAAACATGATGCTATGTTGGGAAGAGAggataaatattttgaaaaatgtggCTGCAGGGATTCTATACCTGCATGAGGGTTGGGAAGTTAAGGTTTTGCATAGGGACATCAAAGCAAGCAATGTTCTACTGGACAAGGAGATGAATGCAAGGTTGGGAGATTTCGGATTGGCGCGAATGCATGATCATCATGGACAAGTAGCCACCACAACACAAGTATTAGGCACAGTAGGATACATAGCTCCTGAAGTAATTAGAACTGGAAGAGCATCAACACAATCTGATGTGTATGGTTTCGGAATAATGATGTTGGAAGTGCTTTGTGGAAGAAGGCCAACTGAAGAACACAAGCCAGGGCTACTTGAATGGTTGGTCTCCCAAACGGTGAATGGCCAGTTGCTTAGTGCTGTTGATCAGAGATTGAAGGCTAAGGGTGGATACACCATTGAAGAAGCTGAGAGGTTGCTTCATTTGGGTCTGTTATGTTCAAATTCAGACCCTAATAAGAGGCCAATGATGAGGCAGATTTTGAAAATGCTAGAAGGTGATATGGAAGGAGTTGATTCTgatgaagaaaatatggagaTCAGTTTActaggaaaaataaaatcagcATCAATGTGGTCTGATAATGAATGTACTTTTCCACAACCTACTTTGGATGAAATTAGGATATTCAGTTCTAGTTCTATGATGATTCCTAGAAGTGGCTCAGGTACCATTCCTCCAGAATTCTCAGAATCAGACATCATTAGAGAAGGTAGGTAA
- the LOC107462120 gene encoding probable L-type lectin-domain containing receptor kinase VII.2: protein MHQPVSVWKSFFIMSLLYLVLILHTLTTLSSASATEFVYNTNFSNKNITLFGNASIQSSILTLTNQSFFTIGRAFYPHRIRTKRANSSTLLPFATSFIFSLAPFKNFDAGPGFAFLFTPSRGLNGTTSSQYLGLFNLSNEGNPQNHVLGVEFDTIRNGEVFQDINDNHVGVDINSLVSSVAHEAGYWGGKDDKEFKVLKISSGENYQVWIEFNHSQLNITMAKAGETRPRVPLISSNVNLSEVLVEEMYVGFSASTGRAIDSTKILAWSFSNSNFSIGDALVTDNLPSFVFHKKWFSGSGAIIVGVFITTIIGAGFVLLIFFHEIDAATRGFSEQNVVGNGANGKVYKGILQGEEVAVKRIPQEGEGMREFLAELSSLGRMRHKNLVGLKGWCKKEKGNLILVYDFMNNGSLDQRIFECEERMMLGWKERIEVLKDVAAGILYLHEGWEVKVLHRDIKASNVLLDKDMNARLGDFGLARMHNHQGEVAATTRVLGTVGYIAPEVIRTGRVSTQSDVYGFGILALEVLCGRRPIEEHKPGLLEWLMSLSVADQLHSAVDERLKAKGGYSIEEAEKLLHLGLLCSNSDPNMRPMMRQVVKMLEGEMEGVESNEESAEMGLLAKIKSAAMWSRSECTFPHNDYPTMDEVRMFSSSSMMFSSSSMIQHTSDNSAILEGR from the coding sequence ATGCATCAACCTGTTTCAGTTTGGAAAAGTTTTTTCATAATGTCTCTACTATACCTCGTTCTAATTCTTCACACTTTAACCACTTTGAGCTCAGCTTCAGCCACTGAATTTGTCTACAACACAAACTTCAGCAACAAAAATATCACCTTATTTGGAAATGCCAGTATTCAGTCCTCCATTCTCACTCTTACAAACCAGAGTTTCTTCACCATTGGCCGTGCTTTTTACCCTCACAGAATACGAACCAAACGAGCCAACTCGTCCACCCTTCTCCCCTTTGCAACCTCCTTTATATTCTCTCTTGCCCCCTTCAAAAACTTTGATGCTGGCCCTGGTTTTGCTTTCTTGTTCACACCATCAAGAGGTCTAAATGGCACAACCTCAAGTCAGTATCTTGGTCTCTTCAATCTCAGCAACGAAGGCAATCCACAGAACCATGTTCTTGGAGTTGAGTTTGACACTATTAGAAATGGAGAAGTATTTCAAGACATAAATGACAACCATGTTGGTGTTGACATAAACTCGCTCGTTTCCTCGGTTGCACATGAAGCAGGCTATTGGGGTGGGAAGGATGATAAGGAATTCAAGGTGTTGAAGATAAGCAGTGGGGAGAATTATCAAGTATGGATTGAGTTCAACCACTCACAGTTAAACATTACTATGGCTAAGGCAGGAGAAACGCGGCCTAGAGTGCCTCTAATCAGTTCGAATGTTAATCTTTCTGAGGTTCTTGTGGAAGAAATGTATGTTGGTTTCAGTGCTTCAACAGGGAGGGCAATAGATAGTACTAAAATACTTGCTTGGAGTTTTAGcaattcaaatttttcaatTGGTGATGCTTTAGTCACTGATAATTTGCCTTCATTTGTCTTTCATAAAAAGTGGTTTTCTGGATCAGGAGCTATAATTGTTGGAGTCTTCATTACTACAATTATTGGTGCTGGGTTTGTGTTGTTGATTTTCTTCCATGAGATTGATGCAGCAACAAGGGGGTTCTCTGAACAGAATGTTGTTGGTAATGGAGCGAACGGGAAGGTATATAAAGGGATCTTGCAAGGTGAAGAAGTTGCAGTGAAGAGAATCCCTCAAGAAGGAGAAGGGATGAGAGAGTTCTTGGCTGAGCTCTCAAGTCTAGGAAGAATGAGGCATAAAAATTTGGTGGGGTTGAAAGGCTGGtgcaagaaagagaagggaaacTTGATTCTTGTTTACGACTTCATGAACAATGGAAGTTTAGACCAAAGAATCTTCGAGTGCGAAGAGAGAATGATGCTAGGGTGGAAAGAGAGGATTGAGGTTTTGAAAGATGTGGCTGCAGGGATTCTTTACCTGCATGAGGGTTGGGAAGTTAAGGTCTTGCACAGGGACATCAAAGCGAGCAATGTTCTACTGGACAAGGACATGAATGCTAGGTTGGGAGATTTTGGATTGGCACGAATGCACAATCATCAAGGAGAAGTCGCCGCGACAACTAGAGTATTAGGGACAGTAGGATACATAGCTCCTGAAGTAATTAGAACAGGAAGGGTATCAACTCAATCTGATGTGTATGGTTTCGGAATTTTGGCATTGGAAGTGCTTTGTGGCAGAAGGCCTATTGAAGAACACAAGCCAGGGTTACTTGAATGGTTGATGTCCCTATCAGTGGCTGATCAGTTGCACAGTGCTGTAGATGAGAGGTTAAAGGCTAAAGGGGGATACTCTATTGAGGAAGCTGAGAAATTGCTTCATTTGGGTTTGCTTTGTTCAAATTCAGACCCTAATATGAGACCAATGATGAGGCAAGTTGTGAAAATGCTGGAGGGGGAAATGGAAGGTGTTGAGTCTAATGAAGAAAGTGCAGAGATGGGTTTACTTGCAAAAATAAAATCAGCAGCAATGTGGTCTAGAAGTGAGTGTACCTTTCCACATAATGATTATCCAACCATGGATGAGGTAAGGATGTTCAGTTCTAGTTCTATGATGTTCAGTTCTAGTTCTATGATACAACATACAAGTGACAACAGTGCCATTCTAGAAGGCAGATAA
- the LOC107462148 gene encoding probable serine/threonine-protein kinase At1g54610, translating into MGCITSKSSAAVDDSREGMKRKLASSSSSSKRVSSNISVPRLNSSRRVEDNKVLDGVELKNKIEKHELSGVVDHHHHNYHHGIGRVPKASQGEQVAAGWPTWLSSVAGEAIRGWIPRSANTFEKFYKIGQGTYSTVYKARDITQQKIVALKRVRFDNLDPESVKFMAREILILRRLDHPNVIKLEGLITAPTSRSLYLVFEYMEHDLTGLAANPAIKFSEPQVKCYMKQLLSGLDHCHGHGVLHRDIKGSNLLIDNNGILKIADFGLANFLDPHHNVPLTSRVVTLWYRPPELLLGASHYGVAVDLWSTGCILGELYSGRPILPGKTEVEQLHKIFKLCGSPSEDYWCKLRLPHSTVFRPPHHYRRCITDTFKECPSAAVRLIETLLSVDPTNRGTAADALKSDFFKLEPLACDPSSLPKYPPSKEIDSKILDEATRRQGAAGGKQQKSGWRVRQDNEQHSFVQSKGNVNSRKSVQQGQHCSSSKSQSGLLNSHGEAVSGYLVFPHNQSNDTKEMENDFSGPLYRRPSHSGPLVPVFAWEKARNEVGDQISGSNKANLSKVSGLVASRTVLSQDQEQKPVPLKSKKTSQLQQSFVSTNGGSGTRRRHDRSRLSQRIDISQLQEGKIPTENLIQDGRESMGNKMYLSGPLVVSSNNVDQILKEHDRKIQEYSRRLRNDRSKGDKIHAK; encoded by the exons ATGGGTTGCATAACTTCCAAGAGTTCTGCAGCTGTTGATGACAGTAGGGAAGGTATGAAAAGGAAATtggcatcatcatcatcatcaagcaAAAGGGTATCATCAAATATCAGTGTTCCAAGGCTGAATTCTTCTAGAAGAGTTGAGGATAACAAGGTTTTGGATGGTGTTGAgttaaagaataaaatagaGAAGCATGAATTGAGTGGTGTGgttgatcatcatcatcataattatcatcatGGAATTGGAAGAGTTCCAAAGGCTTCACAGGGAGAGCAAGTTGCAGCAGGGTGGCCCACATGGCTTTCTTCTGTTGCTGGTGAAGCTATCAGAGGGTGGATACCTAGGAGTGCTAATACTTTTGAGAAGTTCTATAAA ATTGGCCAAGGAACTTATAGTACTGTATATAAAGCACGTGACATAACTCAACAAAAGATTGTTGCCCTGAAGAGAGTACGTTTTGATAATCTCGATCCTGAGAGTGTCAAGTTTATGGCAAGGGAAATCCTCATTCTGCGCAGGCTTGACCATCCAAATGTAATAAAGTTGGAGGGTTTGATAACAGCGCCAACATCTCGCAGCTTGTACCTTGTTTTTGAATATATGGAACATGATCTTACTGGACTTGCAGCAAATCCTGCCATTAAGTTTTCTGAACCACAG GTTAAATGCTACATGAAGCAGCTCCTTAGTGGATTAGATCATTGTCATGGTCATGGTGTCCTCCACCGTGACATAAAGGGCTCAAATCTTCTCATTGACAATAACGGCATCTTAAAGATTGCAGATTTTGGCTTGGCAAATTTTTTAGATCCCCATCATAATGTTCCATTGACCAGCCGTGTTGTAACTCTATGGTATAGACCCCCAGAACTTTTGCTTGGAGCATCTCATTATGGAGTTGCAGTGGATTTGTGGAGCACTGGTTGCATACTTGGAGAATTATATTCTGGCAGGCCCATATTGCCTGGAAAAACAGAG GTTGAGCAATTGCATAAGATTTTTAAACTTTGCGGATCACCATCCGAGGACTACTGGTGTAAATTGCGGTTGCCACATTCAACGGTATTCAGGCCTCCGCACCATTATAGGCGATGTATTACAGACACATTTAAGGAATGCCCATCTGCTGCCGTGAGGCTTATAGAGACCCTACTTTCTGTTGATCCTACAAATCGAGGAACAGCAGCCGATGCTCTAAAGAGTGAT TTCTTTAAATTGGAACCCCTTGCTTGTGATCCATCAAGTTTACCAAAATATCCTCCTAGCAAAGAGATTGACTCTAAAATCTTGGATGAGGCAACAAGAAG GCAAGGAGCTGCTGGGGGAAAGCAGCAAAAATCTGGATGGAGAGTCAGACAGGATAACGAACAACATTCTTTTGTCCAATCAAAAGGCAATGTTAACTCCCGCAAGTCGGTGCAG CAAGGGCAACATTGTTCAAGCTCAAAGAGCCAGAGTGGATTGTTAAACTCTCACGGCGAAGCAGTGTCTGGATATTTAGTGTTTCCACATAACCAGTCAAATGACActaaagaaatggaaaatgaCTTCTCTGGACCTCTTTATCGGAGGCCTTCACATTCAGGTCCATTAGTTCCGGTCTTTGCCTGGGAAAAGGCTAGAAACGAAGTTGGTGACCAGATTTCTGGATCAAACAAAGCCAATCTTTCAAAAGTGTCTGGTTTAGTGGCATCTAGGACTGTGTTGTCTCAGGATCAAGAACAAAAGCCAGTTCCCTTGAAGTCGAAGAAAACAAGTCAACTACAACAATCTTTTGTTTCGACTAATGGTGGTTCAGGAACAAGGAGGAGGCATGATAGGTCTCGCTTGTCTCAGAGAATCGATATCAGTCAACTTCAAGAAGGAAAAATCCCCACTGAAAATTTAATTCAG GATGGACGTGAGTCCATGGGAAACAAAATGTATCTCTCTGGTCCATTGGTGGTTTCATCAAACAATGTAGATCAGATCCTCAAAGAACATGATAGAAAGATCCAAGAATATTCAAGGCGATTAAGAAATGATAGGTCCAAAGGTGACAAGATTCATGCAAAGTGA
- the LOC107462182 gene encoding probable L-type lectin-domain containing receptor kinase VII.2, which produces MKMMMMVHDIHTLFFFMAILNLNIALLSCVSATEFVYNRNFNSTNTKLYGNATIQNSILSLTNQTYFSIGRAFYPFKIPMKKQSNSTLLPFSTSFIFSIAPIKNFPIAHGFALFFTPVMAIHGELSGNYMGLFNRSTAGNASNHVFAIEFDDFRNEEFNELNDNHVGVDVNSMMSEYSEPAGFWGGKDGETMEELKLASGENYQVWIEFDGSHINVTMAIAGHRKPQRPLIHNKPINLSGVFLDEMYVGFSGATGRMVDECRILAWSFSNSNFSIGDALHTNRLPLFVHPKALVYRSKYFILGVIFGGLIVIGCGTLVFMSLLLRSKGKRGGKDEQVEDWELEYWPHRISYEEICVATNGFSEENVIGNGTSGRVYKGVLKGVEVAVKRFNHETQHEMREFLAEISSLGRMKHRNLVGFRGWSKKKGGKLILVYDYMGNESLDKRIFECEDDTMILSWELRLSVLQNVACGILYLHEGWEFEVLHRDIKASNVLLDKDMNARLGDFGLARLHRQENVSDTTRVIGTLGYMAPELVRIGRPSTATDVYSFGILILEVVCGRRPIVVDKPALVDWVFSLMEKGQLSFAVDERLKNQSGFSTEEVERVLHLGLLCASSDPGIRPAMRQVVKILEGIRNCDCNDSCINMSLLGKINSAASWSRSSTSSATVNYPTFDEILQTKFYSTASQSFSYPSLQPDSESISEGR; this is translated from the coding sequence atgaagatgatgatgatggttcaTGATATTCATACCTTGTTCTTCTTCATGGCCATTCTCAATCTTAACATAGCTCTTTTGAGTTGTGTGTCAGCAACTGAATTTGTGTATAACAGAAACTTCAACTCCACAAACACCAAGCTCTATGGAAATGCCACAATCCAAAACTCCATTCTCTCTCTCACTAACCAAACTTACTTTTCCATTGGCCGTGCCTTTTACCCTTTCAAGATACCAATGAAGAAACAATCAAATTCTACCCTTCTTCCCTTTTCAACCTCTTTCATATTCTCCATTGCTCCTATCAAGAACTTCCCCATTGCTCATGGCTTTGCTCTCTTCTTCACTCCTGTCATGGCCATCCATGGTGAACTCTCAGGGAACTACATGGGACTATTTAACCGTTCCACAGCAGGTAACGCCTCAAACCATGTATTTGCCATTGAGTTTGATGATTTTAGGAATGAGGAGTtcaatgaattgaatgataaccATGTTGGTGTTGATGTGAATTCAATGATGTCTGAGTATTCTGAACCTGCTGGGTTTTGGGGTGGGAAAGATGGTGAAACAATGGAGGAATTGAAGCTTGCTAGTGGTGAAAATTATCAGGTTTGGATTGAGTTTGATGGTTCACATATCAATGTTACTATGGCCATAGCAGGGCATAGGAAGCCTCAAAGGCCTTTGATTCATAATAAGCCTATTAACCTTTCTGGGGTTTTCTTGGATGAGATGTATGTGGGGTTTTCTGGGGCAACAGGGAGAATGGTTGATGAGTGTAGAATCTTGGCTTGGAGTTTTAGCAATTCGAATTTTTCGATCGGTGATGCCTTGCACACCAACCGTTTGCCTTTATTCGTGCATCCAAAGGCATTGGTTTATAGatcaaaatatttcattttgGGGGTCATTTTTGGTGGATTGATAGTTATTGGTTGTGGTACTTTGGTGTTTATGAGTTTATTATTAAGATCCAAAGGAAAAAGAGGAGGGAAAGATGAACAGGTTGAAGATTGGGAATTGGAATATTGGCCTCACAGAATTAGCTATGAAGAGATTTGTGTTGCGACGAATGGATTCTCCGAGGAGAATGTGATTGGGAATGGGACAAGTGGGAGAGTTTACAAGGGAGTGTTGAAAGGTGTAGAAGTCGCGGTTAAGAGATTCAACCATGAAACTCAGCATGAGATGAGAGAGTTTCTGGCAGAGATCTCAAGCCTAGGGAGAATGAAACACAGGAATTTGGTTGGTTTCAGAGGGTGGAGCAAAAAAAAAGGAGGGAAATTGATCCTTGTATATGATTATATGGGGAATGAGAGCTTGGATAAGAGAATTTTCGAGTGTGAAGATGACACCATGATACTCAGCTGGGAACTCAGGCTCAGTGTGCTTCAAAATGTAGCTTGTGGAATTTTGTACCTACATGAAGGCTGGGAATTCGAGGTCTTGCATAGAGATATTAAAGCAAGTAATGTACTACTCGACAAGGATATGAACGCACGATTGGGAGATTTCGGCCTAGCCAGGCTGCACCGACAGGAAAACGTGTCTGACACAACAAGAGTGATTGGAACTCTGGGTTACATGGCACCAGAGCTAGTCCGAATTGGTCGACCATCAACCGCTACTGATGTGTACAGTTTTGGAATATTGATCTTGGAAGTGGTGTGTGGGAGAAGGCCTATTGTGGTAGATAAACCTGCATTGGTTGATTGGGTATTTTCCCTTATGGAGAAAGGGCAATTGAGTTTTGCCGTTGATGAGAGGCTGAAGAATCAAAGTGGTTTCAGCACTGAGGAAGTTGAGAGAGTGTTGCATTTGGGTTTGTTATGTGCAAGTTCAGACCCTGGTATTAGGCCAGCAATGAGGCAAGTGGTGAAAATTTTGGAAGGAATAAGAAACTGTGATTGTAATGATTCATGCATCAATATGAGTCTTCTTGGGAAAATAAACTCAGCGGCATCATGGTCTAGGAGTTCAACAAGTTCTGCCACTGTGAATTATCCTACTTTTGATGAAATTTTGCAGACTAAGTTCTATTCCACAGCATCTCAAAGCTTCTCTTATCCAAGCCTACAACCAGATTCTGAGTCAATCTCAGAAGGAAGATGA